A single region of the Microlunatus panaciterrae genome encodes:
- a CDS encoding LacI family DNA-binding transcriptional regulator — MEIQSSARVPAGVVRITDVAALAGVSPGTASKALNNTGQLRDATRQRVLQAAEQLGFTPDSRGRALSSGRSYTVGLVTTDSSGRFSIPIMQGAEDALSAGEMALLLCDTRDDPLREQHYIRTLLARRVDGIILTGRRTEARPPIRVPVPTVYAFNPSTDPADASVVVDDAGGARQLADHLLSLGRERVAHVTGPERHRSAVERATAAVAVLGDRLVGPPLYGEWTERWGRHAVDVLLRRHADVDAITCGSDQIARGVCDRLRELGRAVPTDLAVTGFDNWEVMALASRPPLTTMDLELEALGRRAAQLLLDAIAGNPRHGLLELPPRLVTRESTLGD, encoded by the coding sequence ATGGAGATCCAGTCGAGCGCTCGGGTTCCCGCCGGGGTCGTGCGGATCACCGATGTCGCCGCCCTGGCCGGGGTGTCCCCCGGCACCGCATCCAAAGCGCTGAATAACACCGGTCAGTTGCGCGACGCGACCCGCCAGCGGGTATTACAGGCGGCAGAGCAGCTCGGCTTTACTCCGGACAGCCGGGGCCGCGCCCTGTCCTCTGGTCGCAGCTACACCGTCGGCCTGGTCACGACCGACAGCTCGGGCCGGTTCTCGATCCCGATCATGCAGGGCGCTGAGGATGCGCTCAGTGCCGGCGAGATGGCCCTGCTGCTGTGCGACACCCGAGACGACCCACTACGCGAGCAGCACTACATCCGCACCCTGCTCGCCCGCCGGGTGGACGGCATCATCCTGACCGGTCGGAGGACCGAGGCGCGACCGCCGATCAGGGTGCCGGTCCCCACCGTCTATGCCTTCAACCCCTCCACAGACCCCGCTGACGCTTCTGTGGTGGTCGACGATGCCGGCGGGGCGCGCCAGCTCGCCGATCATCTGCTGTCGCTCGGCCGCGAACGGGTGGCGCATGTGACCGGACCCGAGCGGCATCGGAGTGCGGTGGAACGCGCCACCGCTGCGGTCGCGGTGTTGGGTGACCGGTTGGTGGGTCCGCCGCTGTATGGAGAATGGACCGAACGCTGGGGACGGCACGCCGTGGACGTCCTGCTGCGCAGGCACGCGGACGTCGATGCGATCACCTGCGGCAGTGACCAGATCGCCCGCGGGGTGTGCGACCGCCTGCGCGAGCTCGGCCGGGCCGTCCCCACCGACTTGGCAGTAACGGGCTTCGATAACTGGGAGGTCATGGCTCTGGCCAGCCGCCCACCGCTCACCACCATGGATCTGGAGCTGGAGGCTCTGGGGCGTCGAGCGGCCCAGTTGCTGCTCGATGCCATCGCCGGCAACCCTCGCCACGGCCTGCTCGAGCTCCCGCCCAGACTGGTCACCCGCGAGTCGACGCTCGGAGACTGA
- the dapF gene encoding diaminopimelate epimerase: MRRWTFSKGHGTQNDFVLLQDRESMLNPGEAEVRFICHRHSGIGADGLLRAVRAAHIPEWEGNPDLWFMDYRNADGSVAEMCGNGIRVFVRFLLEQDLATGPVVQVATRAGLREATVYPDTSIRVAMGPVTLGGEVTVTVGGVKHRARTVSVGNPHAVSFVDDLQALQLFTAPTWSPPEAFPNGVNLEFVRRVGERHVAMRVYERGVGETRSCGTGTVAAAAAAAAAAAEPLPVSYRVDVPGGTVEVELTEGQAFLTGPAVIIANGELILPEEL, from the coding sequence ATGCGCAGATGGACCTTCTCCAAGGGGCACGGCACCCAGAACGACTTCGTCCTCTTGCAGGACCGGGAGTCCATGCTCAACCCGGGCGAGGCCGAGGTCAGGTTCATCTGCCACCGGCACTCCGGCATCGGGGCCGATGGCCTGTTGCGCGCTGTCCGGGCCGCACACATCCCCGAGTGGGAGGGCAACCCGGACCTCTGGTTCATGGACTACCGCAACGCCGACGGCTCGGTCGCCGAGATGTGCGGCAACGGCATCCGCGTGTTCGTCCGGTTTCTGCTCGAGCAGGATCTGGCCACTGGGCCGGTGGTCCAGGTCGCCACCCGGGCTGGCCTGAGGGAGGCGACCGTATACCCAGACACCAGCATCCGGGTGGCGATGGGTCCGGTCACGCTGGGCGGCGAGGTCACCGTGACCGTGGGTGGGGTGAAACACCGCGCCCGGACCGTGAGTGTCGGCAACCCGCACGCGGTCAGCTTCGTCGATGACCTTCAGGCGCTGCAGCTGTTCACGGCGCCGACCTGGTCTCCGCCGGAGGCTTTCCCCAACGGAGTCAACCTCGAGTTCGTCCGGCGGGTCGGCGAGCGGCATGTGGCCATGCGCGTCTACGAACGCGGCGTGGGGGAGACCCGGTCCTGCGGCACCGGAACCGTCGCCGCGGCCGCTGCGGCCGCGGCGGCCGCGGCCGAGCCGCTTCCGGTGAGCTACCGCGTCGATGTCCCCGGCGGTACGGTCGAGGTCGAGCTGACCGAGGGCCAGGCCTTTCTGACCGGGCCCGCGGTGATCATTGCGAACGGCGAGCTGATTCTTCCCGAGGAGCTGTGA
- a CDS encoding antitoxin, giving the protein MGIFDKAKDAFEAHKDKIDPDLVDSGIDKAGDLVDDRTGDKYVSQVDKAQGFAQDRADGLLGADHPEPGGPPTGGH; this is encoded by the coding sequence ATGGGAATCTTCGACAAGGCCAAGGATGCGTTCGAGGCGCACAAGGACAAGATCGACCCGGATCTGGTCGATAGCGGCATCGACAAGGCGGGGGACCTGGTCGACGACCGGACCGGGGACAAGTACGTGAGCCAGGTGGACAAGGCCCAGGGCTTCGCCCAGGACCGGGCGGACGGTCTGCTCGGTGCGGACCACCCGGAGCCGGGCGGCCCGCCCACGGGCGGCCACTGA
- the hflX gene encoding GTPase HflX has product MTLPQRDLAPQDADHDADELVVEDFKPSDDTDYRALDNGDQQDLADRISLRRVAGMSTELSDISEVEYRRLLLERVVLVSVWTSGTEEDAENAMVELKLLAETAGSQVLEGLIQRRSRPDPATYIGSGKVEELREVVLATGADTVICDGELAPAQLRNLEDRIKVKVIDRTALILDIFAQHAKSAEGKAQVELAQLQYLKQRLRGWGGNLSRQAGGRVGAAGGGIGGRGPGETKLETDRRRINSRIAKLRSALREMDGTRETKRAERRRHRIPSVAIVGYTNAGKSSLLNRLTGAGVLVEDALFATLDPTTRRSQTTDGRVFTLTDTVGFVRHLPHDLVEAFASTLEESAQADLLVHVVDGSDPDPNGQITAVRAVLSDIGAAGVPELIVINKADAASPEALTMLRTQYPDAAIVSARTGQGISSLRSTVESRLPKPEVEIKALIPYERGDLVNRIHQSGEFLTLEHTADGSLIVARVHPDLAGELARFLVPEPAPATA; this is encoded by the coding sequence ATGACATTGCCGCAAAGAGACCTTGCCCCTCAGGATGCCGACCACGACGCCGACGAGCTCGTGGTCGAGGACTTCAAGCCCAGCGACGACACCGACTACCGCGCCCTCGATAACGGCGACCAGCAGGATCTGGCCGACCGGATCTCGCTGCGCCGCGTCGCCGGGATGTCGACCGAGCTGTCTGATATCTCCGAGGTGGAATACCGCCGGCTCCTGCTGGAGCGTGTCGTGCTGGTCAGCGTGTGGACCAGCGGCACCGAGGAGGACGCAGAGAACGCCATGGTCGAGCTCAAGCTGCTCGCCGAGACCGCGGGTTCGCAGGTCCTGGAGGGCCTGATCCAGCGGCGTAGCCGGCCGGACCCGGCCACCTACATCGGCAGCGGCAAGGTGGAGGAGCTTCGCGAGGTCGTCCTTGCGACCGGCGCCGACACGGTGATCTGTGACGGTGAGCTCGCTCCGGCCCAGCTCCGTAACCTCGAGGACCGGATCAAGGTCAAGGTGATCGACCGCACCGCCCTCATCCTGGACATCTTCGCCCAACACGCCAAGAGCGCGGAGGGCAAGGCGCAGGTGGAGCTGGCGCAGCTGCAGTATCTCAAGCAGCGACTGCGCGGTTGGGGTGGGAACCTGTCTCGCCAGGCCGGCGGTCGGGTCGGCGCAGCAGGAGGCGGCATCGGCGGACGAGGTCCCGGTGAGACCAAGCTCGAGACGGACCGTCGTCGGATCAACAGTCGGATCGCCAAGCTGCGGAGCGCACTACGCGAGATGGACGGCACCCGGGAGACCAAGCGGGCCGAACGTCGTCGGCACCGGATCCCGTCGGTGGCCATCGTGGGCTACACCAACGCGGGCAAGTCCAGCCTGCTGAACCGGCTGACTGGCGCTGGGGTGCTGGTGGAGGATGCGCTGTTCGCGACCCTGGACCCGACCACCAGGCGCAGCCAGACCACCGATGGCCGCGTCTTCACCCTGACTGACACGGTCGGCTTCGTCCGGCACCTGCCGCACGACCTGGTCGAGGCGTTCGCGTCGACCCTGGAGGAGTCCGCGCAGGCGGACCTGCTCGTCCATGTCGTGGATGGCTCAGATCCCGACCCTAACGGGCAGATCACGGCCGTGCGGGCAGTGCTGTCCGACATCGGGGCAGCGGGAGTGCCTGAGCTGATCGTGATCAACAAGGCCGACGCCGCCAGCCCGGAGGCACTGACGATGCTGCGGACGCAGTATCCGGACGCGGCCATCGTCTCAGCCCGGACCGGCCAGGGCATCTCGTCGTTGCGCTCCACCGTCGAGTCCCGACTGCCCAAGCCGGAGGTCGAGATCAAGGCGCTCATCCCGTATGAGCGTGGTGACCTGGTCAACCGCATCCATCAGAGTGGTGAGTTCCTGACCCTGGAGCACACCGCCGACGGCTCACTGATCGTCGCCCGGGTGCATCCCGACCTTGCCGGTGAGCTCGCCCGCTTCCTCGTCCCCGAGCCCGCCCCTGCCACAGCCTGA
- the sthA gene encoding Si-specific NAD(P)(+) transhydrogenase → MEHSYDFDLAVIGSGPGGQKAAIMAAKLGHKVCVIDSQRMVGGVCVNTGTIPSKTLREAVLYLTGMQLRDIYGASYRVKDEITISDLLSRLQHVVGRETEVIRAQLIRNHIELLPGMASFLDPHTLAVESDSTFEHRTLTAEKVVIATGTTPARPKHIKFDGVRILDSDQILALDKVPDSMVVVGAGVIGVEYASIFAALGTRVTLVEKRPQMLDFCDPEIVESLKFHLRDHAMSFRFGEEVASVESSGRGTITTLGSGKKIAAEVVMYSAGRQGNTAQLNLDLAGLTADARGRLVVDSNYRTAMEHIYAVGDVIGFPALAATSMDQGRLAASHAFGEPANELHGLQPIGIYTIPEISYCGKTEAELTGESVPFEVGISRYRELARGQIIGDSYGMLKLIVHSENRSILGVHVFGTNATELVHIGQAIMGCGGTVDYLVDTVLNYPTLSEAYKVAALDVANKLRAVARFTNEMIISEPSTL, encoded by the coding sequence ATGGAGCACAGTTACGACTTCGACCTAGCCGTGATCGGATCAGGACCGGGCGGTCAGAAGGCGGCCATCATGGCCGCCAAGCTCGGGCACAAGGTCTGTGTCATCGACAGCCAGCGCATGGTGGGTGGGGTCTGTGTCAACACCGGAACGATCCCGTCCAAGACGCTGCGTGAGGCCGTGCTCTATCTCACCGGCATGCAGTTGCGCGACATCTACGGCGCCAGCTATCGGGTGAAGGACGAGATCACCATCTCGGACCTGCTGAGCAGGCTGCAGCATGTCGTCGGACGGGAGACCGAGGTGATCCGCGCTCAGCTGATTCGCAACCACATCGAGCTGCTGCCCGGGATGGCCTCCTTCCTGGACCCGCACACGCTTGCGGTCGAGTCGGACAGCACGTTCGAGCACCGCACCTTGACCGCGGAGAAGGTGGTCATCGCCACCGGCACGACGCCGGCTCGGCCCAAACACATCAAGTTCGACGGCGTACGCATTCTTGACTCGGACCAGATCCTCGCGCTGGACAAGGTGCCGGACTCGATGGTGGTGGTCGGCGCCGGTGTGATCGGGGTGGAGTACGCCTCCATCTTCGCCGCTCTCGGAACCAGGGTAACCCTCGTCGAGAAACGGCCGCAGATGCTGGACTTCTGTGACCCTGAGATTGTCGAGTCGCTGAAGTTCCACCTGCGCGACCACGCCATGAGCTTTCGTTTCGGCGAGGAGGTCGCCTCGGTCGAGAGCTCTGGGCGAGGGACCATCACCACCCTCGGGTCGGGCAAGAAGATCGCCGCCGAAGTGGTGATGTACTCGGCCGGCCGTCAGGGCAACACTGCGCAGCTCAACCTCGACCTCGCCGGGCTGACTGCCGACGCGCGCGGCCGACTGGTGGTGGACAGCAACTATCGGACGGCGATGGAGCACATCTACGCGGTCGGCGACGTGATCGGCTTTCCGGCGCTGGCGGCTACGTCGATGGACCAGGGCCGGCTAGCGGCCTCGCACGCCTTCGGGGAGCCCGCCAACGAACTGCACGGACTGCAGCCGATCGGGATCTACACGATTCCTGAGATCTCCTACTGCGGCAAGACCGAGGCTGAGCTGACGGGTGAGTCGGTGCCTTTCGAGGTGGGGATCTCGCGCTATCGAGAGCTGGCTCGGGGGCAGATCATTGGTGACTCGTACGGGATGTTGAAGCTGATCGTGCATTCCGAGAACCGCAGCATCCTCGGCGTGCACGTTTTCGGCACCAACGCGACAGAGCTGGTGCACATCGGTCAGGCGATCATGGGGTGTGGCGGCACGGTCGACTACCTGGTGGACACCGTGTTGAACTACCCGACACTGTCCGAGGCATACAAGGTGGCGGCTCTCGACGTAGCCAACAAGCTGCGCGCCGTCGCCCGATTCACCAACGAGATGATCATCTCCGAGCCAAGCACTCTGTGA
- the lexA gene encoding transcriptional repressor LexA, giving the protein MAEHDEPSTGRPTPAKKRGRPSAKDVAAQLGEIGSNVSALPDGPTDADGLTPRQRRILEVIRDAVDQRGYPPSIREMGQAVGLASSSSVAHQLKMLESKGFLRRDPNRPRALEVLLPGESGTRPAAGVESGPDQTGIGDAYPEPVHVPVLGRIAAGGPILAEERIEDVFALPRQLVGEGTMFLLQVSGDSMIDAAICDGDWVVVRQQQTADNGDIVAALLDTEATVKTFKRTDGQVWLMPHNPAYDPIDGNHASILGKVVAVLRRI; this is encoded by the coding sequence ATGGCAGAACATGACGAGCCCAGCACCGGGCGCCCCACCCCAGCGAAGAAGCGCGGTCGCCCCAGCGCCAAGGATGTCGCCGCCCAGCTCGGCGAGATCGGCAGCAATGTCAGCGCGCTGCCTGATGGCCCCACCGATGCCGATGGCCTGACTCCCCGTCAGCGTCGGATCCTGGAGGTCATTCGGGACGCGGTCGACCAGCGCGGCTATCCGCCGAGCATCCGGGAGATGGGGCAGGCGGTGGGGCTGGCGAGCTCCTCAAGTGTCGCCCACCAGCTGAAGATGTTGGAGAGCAAAGGATTCCTCCGCCGCGACCCCAACCGGCCGCGCGCTCTTGAGGTGCTGCTCCCCGGCGAGTCCGGAACCCGTCCGGCTGCCGGCGTCGAGAGCGGACCCGACCAGACGGGTATCGGCGACGCCTATCCCGAGCCGGTGCACGTCCCGGTGCTCGGCCGGATCGCCGCCGGTGGGCCGATCCTGGCCGAAGAGCGGATCGAGGACGTGTTTGCGCTCCCCCGCCAGCTCGTCGGCGAGGGCACCATGTTCCTGCTCCAGGTGAGCGGTGACTCGATGATTGACGCGGCGATCTGCGACGGTGACTGGGTGGTCGTCCGGCAGCAGCAGACGGCCGACAACGGTGACATCGTGGCCGCCCTGCTGGACACCGAAGCCACCGTCAAGACCTTCAAACGAACGGACGGGCAGGTCTGGCTGATGCCCCACAACCCTGCGTATGACCCGATCGACGGCAACCATGCTTCCATTCTGGGCAAGGTGGTTGCGGTCCTTCGCCGGATCTGA
- the miaA gene encoding tRNA (adenosine(37)-N6)-dimethylallyltransferase MiaA → MTIVLVGPTAAGKSSLAVALARRLGQEQIEAEIVNADSMLVYRGMDIGTAKPTAAERDGVPHHLIDILDITQTATVAEFQALARAAIADCRRRGVRPIVVGGSALYVRAIVDAFEFPGTDPAVRAALEADLAADGPHRLHARLQQQDPAAAAAILPGNGRRIVRALEVIALTGRAFSVGLPGYRYQLPDVLQIGLDIERDLVDQRISDRVDRMWGEGFVTEVIELERRGLRSGVTASRALGYRQILDFLSGSTTEDEARMRTVAGTRRFSRKQGGWFRRDPRIRWVSGLAPDLLDQVWRVVGENGPELPAQAGMEH, encoded by the coding sequence GTGACGATCGTCTTGGTGGGGCCCACCGCGGCAGGGAAGTCCTCTCTCGCCGTAGCTCTGGCGCGCCGACTCGGTCAGGAGCAGATCGAGGCGGAGATCGTCAATGCCGACTCGATGCTGGTCTACCGCGGGATGGACATCGGCACCGCCAAGCCCACCGCCGCCGAACGCGACGGAGTGCCTCATCACCTGATCGACATCCTCGACATCACCCAGACGGCGACCGTGGCCGAGTTCCAGGCCCTCGCCCGTGCCGCCATCGCGGACTGTCGGCGGCGGGGCGTGCGGCCGATCGTGGTCGGCGGGTCGGCTCTCTACGTCCGGGCCATCGTCGACGCCTTCGAGTTTCCCGGTACCGACCCGGCCGTCCGGGCCGCCCTCGAGGCGGACCTGGCCGCCGACGGGCCGCACAGGCTGCACGCCCGGCTGCAGCAGCAGGACCCGGCCGCAGCAGCGGCGATCCTGCCCGGCAACGGCCGACGGATCGTCCGGGCGCTCGAGGTGATCGCCCTCACGGGCAGGGCGTTCAGTGTCGGCCTGCCGGGCTACCGCTACCAGTTGCCGGACGTGCTCCAGATCGGTCTCGATATCGAGCGTGACCTGGTCGACCAGCGCATCAGTGACCGGGTCGACCGGATGTGGGGGGAAGGTTTCGTGACCGAGGTGATCGAGCTCGAGCGCCGGGGGCTGCGGTCGGGGGTCACCGCCTCCCGCGCGCTGGGCTACCGGCAGATCCTGGACTTCCTGTCCGGCTCCACAACCGAGGACGAGGCACGGATGCGTACGGTTGCGGGGACCAGGCGGTTCTCGCGCAAGCAGGGCGGCTGGTTCCGGCGCGACCCAAGGATCCGGTGGGTGTCGGGACTCGCCCCCGACCTTCTCGACCAGGTCTGGCGGGTGGTGGGCGAGAACGGGCCCGAGCTGCCGGCACAGGCCGGAATGGAACACTGA
- a CDS encoding ATP-dependent DNA helicase: protein MADAIAESFETGRHLLVQAGTGTGKSLGYLAPALVHLTRRPRDRIVIATATLALQSQLATNDIPAALDAVQKVTGRRPSHAILKGRTNYACQLRVHDGVGEDQATLIGADELVETIRSAPQSAESALGAEVLALRQWAEQQDASGGMADRDDAPSHTERGWQQVSIPVRECLGVQRCPYGDSCFVEKSREKARAADLVVTNHALLAIDALHGGTALPEHTMVIIDEAHELVSRITGAASAELSPQLVERVGRRAMAHLDDETALELLESAEALRGALDQAPLERIEDADSAVVQAFESMRNATRQAVSEMGKEGQGEDPERRQAAAAVKEIFDVAERMAALKPHDVTWVVERERFGREAKVAPLSVAGLMRDRVFAERTTVLTSATLQLGGDFNTVAASVGLRAAERDDTSPVEDGHESSDDQRIPWRGLDVGSPFDYRRQGILYVARTMPPPGRDGLSDVAMTEIAELVWAAGGRTLGLFSSRRAAEAAAIHVRRQLPKMTILCQGDAQLSELTRRFIADEQASLFGTLSLWQGVDVPGATCQLVIIDRIPFPRPDEPLMLARQRAVAEAGGNGFMAVAATHAALLLAQGSGRLIRRVSDRGVVAVLDPRLVTARYGSFLKASMPDMWETIDREVAVGALRRLSEPAAT, encoded by the coding sequence ATGGCCGATGCCATCGCAGAGTCGTTCGAGACCGGCCGGCACCTGCTGGTCCAGGCGGGCACCGGCACCGGGAAGTCACTGGGCTACCTGGCCCCGGCATTGGTGCACCTGACCCGCCGCCCGCGCGACCGGATTGTGATCGCCACCGCGACACTGGCCCTGCAGAGCCAGCTCGCGACCAACGACATCCCGGCGGCCCTGGACGCCGTACAGAAGGTGACCGGCCGCCGGCCCAGCCACGCCATCCTCAAGGGTCGCACCAACTACGCCTGCCAACTGCGGGTCCATGACGGAGTCGGCGAAGACCAGGCAACGCTGATCGGGGCTGACGAGCTGGTCGAGACCATCCGCAGCGCGCCGCAGTCAGCGGAGTCCGCGCTCGGCGCGGAGGTGCTGGCCCTGCGCCAGTGGGCAGAGCAGCAGGACGCCTCCGGAGGAATGGCCGACCGTGACGACGCGCCGTCGCACACCGAGCGGGGCTGGCAGCAGGTGTCAATCCCGGTCCGCGAGTGCCTCGGAGTCCAGCGTTGCCCGTACGGCGACAGCTGCTTCGTCGAGAAGTCGCGGGAAAAGGCCCGCGCCGCCGACCTGGTGGTGACGAACCATGCCCTGCTGGCCATCGACGCCCTGCACGGCGGTACGGCGCTGCCGGAGCACACGATGGTGATCATCGACGAGGCACACGAGCTGGTCTCCCGGATCACCGGCGCGGCCTCGGCGGAGCTCAGTCCACAACTGGTCGAACGGGTAGGGCGGCGAGCCATGGCCCACCTCGACGACGAGACTGCGCTCGAGCTGCTCGAGTCGGCCGAGGCACTCCGCGGGGCCCTCGACCAGGCGCCGCTGGAGCGGATCGAGGACGCTGACTCCGCCGTGGTCCAGGCGTTCGAGTCGATGCGGAACGCGACCAGGCAGGCCGTCAGCGAGATGGGCAAAGAGGGCCAGGGCGAGGATCCCGAACGGCGCCAGGCAGCTGCAGCGGTGAAGGAGATCTTCGACGTCGCCGAGCGGATGGCGGCACTGAAACCGCACGACGTCACCTGGGTGGTCGAGCGGGAACGTTTCGGGCGGGAGGCCAAGGTGGCTCCGCTCTCGGTGGCCGGGCTGATGCGCGACCGGGTCTTCGCCGAACGGACCACCGTCCTGACCTCTGCCACACTCCAGCTGGGGGGCGACTTCAACACCGTGGCCGCCTCGGTCGGACTGAGGGCGGCCGAGCGCGACGACACCAGCCCGGTCGAAGACGGGCACGAGAGCTCCGACGACCAACGCATCCCGTGGCGCGGGCTCGATGTCGGATCGCCGTTCGACTACCGCCGCCAGGGGATCCTCTATGTCGCCCGGACGATGCCGCCGCCCGGCCGAGACGGTCTTTCCGATGTCGCCATGACTGAGATCGCCGAGCTGGTCTGGGCAGCGGGGGGTCGGACCCTCGGGTTGTTCTCTTCACGGCGGGCGGCGGAGGCGGCGGCGATCCACGTACGGCGACAGTTACCCAAGATGACCATCCTTTGCCAGGGTGATGCTCAACTGTCGGAACTGACTCGGCGCTTCATCGCTGACGAGCAGGCAAGCCTGTTCGGCACGCTCTCGTTGTGGCAGGGCGTGGACGTTCCCGGAGCGACCTGCCAGCTCGTCATCATTGACCGGATCCCCTTTCCTCGTCCGGATGAGCCGCTGATGCTGGCCAGGCAGCGCGCAGTCGCTGAGGCGGGTGGCAACGGTTTCATGGCCGTAGCGGCAACCCACGCTGCCTTGCTGCTCGCCCAGGGCTCGGGACGGCTGATCCGAAGGGTCAGCGACCGTGGGGTGGTTGCGGTGCTGGATCCGCGGCTGGTGACCGCCCGGTACGGCTCCTTCTTGAAGGCTTCGATGCCGGACATGTGGGAGACGATCGACCGCGAGGTCGCCGTCGGAGCTCTCCGGCGGCTGTCCGAGCCGGCGGCCACGTAG
- a CDS encoding ferritin, whose protein sequence is MPAERFVEQLNMQIGHEFAAHQQYLACAAFYDAATMPRTAGFFYRQALGERDHAMMMVRYLIDQDAPVTIPGVDAPDCGFEDPAAPVRLALEQERRVTAQINELTRIAREENDFASDQFMQWFIKEQVEHVATMSALATVVTRAGDKPEVVEDYVQREHETERTDSTAPATAGSGRRAN, encoded by the coding sequence ATGCCCGCAGAGCGGTTCGTCGAACAACTCAACATGCAGATCGGCCATGAGTTCGCTGCCCATCAGCAGTACCTGGCCTGCGCCGCCTTCTACGATGCGGCCACCATGCCGCGGACGGCCGGCTTCTTCTACCGGCAGGCACTCGGGGAGCGTGACCACGCCATGATGATGGTGCGCTACCTGATCGACCAGGACGCACCGGTCACCATTCCCGGGGTGGACGCACCGGACTGCGGTTTCGAGGATCCCGCCGCGCCGGTCCGACTGGCACTCGAGCAGGAGCGGCGGGTCACCGCCCAGATCAACGAGCTCACCCGGATCGCGCGGGAGGAGAACGACTTCGCCTCCGACCAGTTCATGCAATGGTTCATCAAGGAACAGGTCGAGCACGTCGCCACAATGAGTGCGCTCGCCACCGTGGTCACCCGCGCCGGCGACAAGCCCGAGGTGGTCGAGGACTACGTGCAGCGCGAGCATGAGACCGAGCGCACCGATTCGACGGCACCCGCCACCGCCGGCAGCGGGCGGCGAGCCAACTAG
- a CDS encoding SDR family oxidoreductase, translating into MGVLDTFSLAGRVSVVTGANRGIGRALVVALAEAGSDVVLLVRDVANCAAVLAELEPLGVRTAVVTADVTDAREVQAAVDAAIAQLGRVDVLVNNAGACIHRPALEVTEDEWRTVMDVNVNGVWNCAQSFGRVMVAQGHGSIVNIGSMSANIVNRPQWQPAYNASKAAVHHLTRSLAAEWAPAGVRVNALAPGYIKTEMSPVDAPEFRRYWIEDAPMQRFGLPVELGPSVVFLASQASSFMTGEVMVVDGGYSLF; encoded by the coding sequence ATGGGTGTTCTGGACACGTTCTCGCTGGCCGGCAGGGTGTCAGTGGTGACCGGCGCCAACCGAGGCATCGGCCGCGCGCTGGTGGTGGCCCTGGCCGAGGCAGGCAGTGATGTCGTTCTGCTGGTCCGAGACGTCGCCAACTGTGCCGCGGTGCTGGCCGAGCTCGAGCCGCTCGGAGTGCGCACGGCCGTCGTCACCGCGGACGTCACCGATGCCCGGGAGGTGCAGGCGGCGGTTGACGCCGCCATTGCACAGCTCGGGCGGGTGGACGTACTGGTGAACAACGCGGGCGCGTGCATTCACCGCCCCGCGCTCGAGGTGACCGAGGATGAGTGGCGGACGGTGATGGACGTCAACGTCAACGGGGTCTGGAACTGCGCCCAGTCGTTTGGCCGGGTGATGGTGGCGCAGGGGCATGGGTCGATCGTCAACATAGGGTCGATGTCAGCCAACATCGTCAACCGGCCGCAGTGGCAGCCGGCCTACAACGCGTCCAAGGCGGCCGTACACCACCTGACCCGGTCGTTGGCCGCCGAGTGGGCGCCCGCGGGCGTACGGGTGAACGCTCTGGCGCCCGGGTACATCAAGACCGAGATGAGCCCCGTTGACGCGCCAGAGTTCCGGCGGTACTGGATCGAGGACGCGCCGATGCAGCGGTTCGGGTTGCCCGTCGAGCTGGGACCGAGTGTCGTCTTCCTGGCGTCGCAGGCGTCGTCGTTCATGACCGGTGAGGTGATGGTCGTCGACGGCGGTTACAGCCTGTTCTGA